A region from the Felis catus isolate Fca126 chromosome F1, F.catus_Fca126_mat1.0, whole genome shotgun sequence genome encodes:
- the LOC123382894 gene encoding uncharacterized protein LOC123382894: protein MARPQAVSQRLPSLCPPGPGCAPTPQAAPRQPTPMGPALITAPTPSLSLPARASVKRSVSAHFESLCRALIEGRGRGGEGWGGMEGPPDRGSRSCGWTNRQSTFAASREGESEREKEARWRLASPYVLRHAAAYVRQISARPPSGAETARSREASVAAQPRRKATAPPAGRREFLQSGFPPRELFSGMNKMMSRSSHRRV from the coding sequence ATGGCTCGACCCCAGGCCGTCTCCCAGCGGCTCCCCAGTCTCTGCCCGCCAGGGCCGGGGTGCGCTCCCACGCCCCAGGCGGCCCCCCGCCAGCCCACCCCGATGGGGCCCGCTTTGATCACAGCTCCTACGCCCTCGCTTTCCTTACCGGCCAGGGCGAGTGTCAAGCGGAGTGTGTCTGCGCACTTCGAGAGTCTCTGCCGCGCTCTGAtcgagggaaggggaaggggaggcgaggggtggggggggatggaaGGACCACCCGACCGGGGAAGCCGAAGCTGCGGATGGACAAACCGCCAAAGCACTTTCGCTGCTTCccgagagggagagagcgagcgagaaaAAGAAGCAAGATGGCGGCTAGCCAGCCCCTACGTACTACGTCATGCCGCGGCGTACGTAAGGCAAATCTCCGCAAGACCGCCCTCCGGCGCAGAGACGGCCCGATCACGTGAGGCCTCCGTGGCGGCCCAACCCCGGCGGAAGGCGACGGCGCCTCCTGCTGGAAGGAGGGAGTTCCTGCAATCGGGGTTCCCGCCGCGGG